The Salvelinus alpinus chromosome 14, SLU_Salpinus.1, whole genome shotgun sequence genomic sequence catgggaaacatatgttaacattgctaaggcaatgtctctctcttcctccttccatatatccactgagactgaccatcagattcAGGCACCATTAGTAAAAAAAAACGCTCATGATTTCAATTGATGCCTCACAACAAAATGATCTATTACCACTGTGATTATACTCCACGTTTTCTAAAATGGTCTGAGAAAAACAACATTAGCAGGGCAATTCAAAAATAGCTACtatgcagtgataatgtgttgagcctatagcttactgcacaaacctaatttgttacagaactgtttttaataggttcatgttgcataggcttatgtTTTTTAAGTCATGTCCTCCTCCCGTCCCCCCCTCTGGCCGTGAGAGGTTGGCTATTTCCATTGTCCATCTGCAAGCACTTTGTATTTGTGCTAAATCCCGTAATTAGAGAAAGCAaccagtgtgtgagtgtttgggtaGAATGTGTATGCACGATGTATACAAGAACCACATGAGAAGTGTTCAAGTTAAAATATGAGTGAAGGGCTTGGACCAATATTGGGTGGTGGAGCGTAGTAAATTAGCCTCATTGATATGTTCAGTATATGTTTATGGTTTGTCTTTGCCGAAGTTCCACTCTGTTAAAAACACAGACCCTGAGCCAATGGGTTCTTGTAAATGTGTAGCCTATCCTAATTGATGTGGCACTATTACACCAAATGAATGCTACAGCACTGTAGATTAATTAACCCCCTAGCCCAATACCGCCTAGAGTATTGGGCCAATAACAGAAAGGATCGCTGGGTGAAAAATCTGTCCATGTGCGCTTGAATAAGACTAAACCCtatttgctcctgtaagtcgctctggataagagattctgctaaatgactggaatgtaaatgtacactgagtgtacaaaccattaggaacacttgctatttccataacatagactgaccagatgaaagctatgatccctaatTGATGTCACccctgttaaattcacttcaatcagtgtagatgaaggggaggagttttaagccttgagtcatttgagacatggattgtgtatgtatgccattcaggGTGTATGGGCTAGGCAAAATATgtcagtgcctttgaacggggtatggtaataggtgccaggcgcactggtttgagtgtgtcaagaactgcaactctgctgagTTTTTCAAACTCAAAAGTTTCCCATGTTTTTCCCATGGTCcaccatccagccaacttgacacaactgtgggaagcattggagtcaacatgggccagcatccctgttgaacacttcgacaccttgtagagctcATTCCCCTCGATGAATTgacgctgttctgagggcaaaaggggggtacaactcaatattaggaaggtgttcctaatgttttgtactctcatTGTATATCCCTAGCATTTGGGTTTAGCAGCTAGCATGCTAGTACCTgggatgtgttccaaatggcaccctattccctacatcgtgcactacatttgaccagagcctgcCCAGTGTCCATGCACTTTTCCCACTGCAAGAGTAATCCATTAGCCACCAGACGGTGAAACACTTGAATTATGGAAACCAGTggaagctggtgggaggagctataggaggacagtctcattgtaatggctggaatggaattgatGGAATGTCCTCATATagctccccccaccagcctcctctgatggaAACACATTAAGCAATTAATGATTCTAAAAATAGGTCCTCCTGCCCCGCCAAAGCTGTTGCCATTTAAACACTACTCAATCTGTAGTTTGTTTAGTTGATGTCCCTCGCCTCTTTCTTGCCTCTCCGCTCTCTGCGTTTCACGGTTAATGTGTAGAAAATAACACAACAGAACAATTATGGATGGGTAAATGAAAAACCTTGGAATCTTTCATAGCAAAAAAAGGAGCATTGTGTGTGGGTTTAGTTTGATAGGACATAAGTATACTATTAAAATGCACAGATAAAGGGGCCCGTGATCTGTAAGAGTGGATTCACTGATGTTACATTTCTGCTAAACCATCAGTGAATCATTTTACTTCAGCTCATGGGTTTTGATGTTGCTTGACAAAGAGGTCAGGGAATTTTTGGGAATATTGAGGCAAATATTTCCTCAGGTCTGATTCTCCAAGGAAGATTATTCTATAGGCTTGAAGAAAGTCTCTCAGAGTTGGTGAGATCAAATAGCATTTTCATTTTAGccgacactcttatccagagcagctAGGGTAATGTGTCTTGCTCAAGTACACATTGTCATGTGGTGtgtgtaggtggcagggaagtcaggcacaggagaATCAAACGTGGTATAATGGAGTAGTTTAATAACGTAAAACAAACTCCAAAACCAAGGtacataataaaataaatgtgggtacaagaacccgtcgcgcaccaatcCATAAATCACAAGCATAACAATATACAATCTCTGActaggacatgaggggaaacagagggttaaatagacaaaaattaatgaatgggattggaaccaggtgtgtaggaagacaagacaaaaccaatggaaaatgaaacatggatcaatgatggctagaagaccggtgacgtcgaccgccgagcaccacctgaacaaggagaggcatcgacttcggcagaagtcgtgacacacaTTGACATCATTTTCACTTAGTCAACTCAAgaatttgaaccagcaaccttttggtgcaaagtagtgcactataaagggagtaGAGTACCATTTGAGACACAACCATGCTCTGTGGCACTGCTCTCCAGTGGGTAGTCATGAAGGACCTCTTAGCCGCTCAGGAACATTAAGGTTATGTGGTTTTGTTGATGTGTTAAAGCCCCTATCCAgtctttttaattttatttaaaaatcatcaatgtatgtctaataaataactgtgtgtgtttatttcatgaatataaatccAAATATCTTTTTTATAATTTATTTTCCTGAGTCTActtttgccattgaaatgctcagtctgattgTGTGGGTGTTTATATTAGTGCGGAGTTATTTTCGGTTATTTTTAAGCAACTAATTGACCGATGTTTGTTCAATTATTTGAGTTCCATTTAGTTCGGTTTTTTTGTGAGCTTGATgtgcagtttctctagagataaaggAGATCAAACCCAAACTGTGCGATGTAGCTGGGAGTTTCTAACAGTGAAACTAGTCTACATAGTTCAGCACagaaaacatggtaattaactacTTGTCTGGTCTGTGTGGAGCAGATGTTCGAGAGGGATAGAAAGCGACGGCTTCGCGAGGTAtgtctacctgaaaatacatgatctacgtgattgatagttggtattcagtggtcataaaagtatgccttatttactttgaagaactactaaaattgtgattttgtcagacagaatAGACAGCAACTCTATAGAGATGACCAAAACCAaaaccgaaccgacctcaaaaagcactaattgcTAAGCACTAGTGTTGATACAAATGTTTATATATTTACATGCACAGCCCTGATTGGCAGATAGGATCGGGGACCACATATTTCCTGCCAGAATTTCTTTAGACtcaatttcccccccaaaaaatgtctcTTGACCCCACCCCACCCAAAATCTAATGACACAACCTTAAAATCGGTCAATTTTGActtttacatcaacaaataaccttcaattcaTTGCATTTTCATTTTTCATCCAAATtaaaagtaaacaataaacaaatgtACTCAAAATAGTTTTTCTTTCAAGTAATCTTTCTCAAAAACGTAAAATTATAAAATGATTTGTACTCttaattattataatatttttttcctTTATGTTGGCGACCCCACAGCAGTTCCCTTTCAACCGACTTTTAATACCACTGCTCTAGAGCCTACCCCACTTACCCCTTCAAAGTAGGAGGATACATAAAGTATGCAAATAAAAGATGACTGGTCATTTGTTAGAATAGTCAgatcagattgtgatgtcatgatctggaccaaaaactccatcccacctgaaCAGTCTGAAATTCCAGTATTTTTTCAAACAGATCTTACACCAAAAAGGGCATTattataattttcacaatttcagagtATTGTTTCAatttcatagtgtggaaatatcatTAAAAATGGAAAAATCACAGTTTTGACCTATTTTTCACTGGAGAGGTGCATTTGGTATGTTTTTAGCATGAATGCCTTTTTTCAAGGGATGTGCTTTTGAATGTCTTAGCTGTTGACAGGTGCTAATTTTTCTTAGCTGTTGACAGGTGCTAAAATACAGACATGCTTTACTCTGGCTCGGAACTGTGCATCCTAACTATCTCCAACTGTATATTGTTTTGAAGGTGCAGCATTCAAATGAAGCCAAGTTGTCAACCCTCCAAAAACAATTAAGCACTGAGACAGAGATATCCTAGGATAACATTAATATTTACCCACAGTTGGTCCGTGGATGGTATGTCAACCGTTATGGTTAGGTGATTTGTTCAATGACTGAGCTCTGTGCGCTTTGCTCCAGTCCAGCTACTCCTTCTGTTGGTTTAGATTCCCTTTGCTGTGCCTGCGTGGCCCATTATTGACTCTGTTATATTATGGGAATGAGATACTTGTAAACTGCAGGCAAACATGCCTTATTGATATACAGTACTGCTTTCAAGTAAATCCCCATGAAGCCCTGGTAGATTATGTTTCCCTGGTCACCGCTAGTCTGTTTATCTAACAAGGTAATCCAGTTGAAAAAGCGGCAATAGTATTGTTTGTTCATCATGAGACGCCGTAggcagtatacacttcctcaaagtAGTCAGAATTATTTTAAGGTAAGATAGTAGTCAGAATCTGTCATACATTTTGACGTGTTTGCCTAGGAGATCTTAGTCGTGCAATTTTACacctaactaagatgtttggtgcagtatttctcaagtgaaagaaTTTGCATGAAAACGAGTCATCTATCGTTGAATAgcaacaaacacttaattgaagaatccctactgttgccAATGACTGACGAAGGGGCACCCGCACGAACAGccgaaaaaaagaaaaaagacgtcacaaaatgtcgtcataatatatgcacttACTGTTACGAACTGTTTTGGATGGGAAGCAAGCAGACGccttaacatgctgaccagacaagACATGTCGCGtacgcgagcgttgcaaaataaatttatacatacatgttattcaatcattgcacccacactgctcacgcaCGTCAGCGACcgtctgcgtggccaggcactaaaatagaatttggttctatttgtgacgctccaCGCAGCGCAAGTccggcctctcccatctcctcattggtttttaggagcatatacccacatgtgtgattgaaagatgaacttggTGGAGTTGATAATTCTGCTGAAACTGCCAGGCACCTGTTGAACTCACCAGAGACTGCGATTGCAGCCTACATTGTTTTGGAACTGCAGACACgagctggggcctgttgcacaaaactaggataagggattaagccaggatatcttggtgatcctggctcaattgatccgtaatccagttgcactaaagatggatagggggcaggaggatatgttatggtataaattaccatggagatttattctgtggagctagcctgctccagaccaggctaaattccaggatctatttaatctcatccctaatgtcagtcagcagtcaccacaaatggaaaccaatagttatttcactgctcactatacattgttatcacatataactagacccactgttattatttaaacgtttgtgatcattaatttcaatgattttggataaaaaatgatttttagatgatgttgctatcattagataatttacagtttcccatagactataaggctatatataaaatgatagaatattagggccacagaggggaaaaaaacacaagtcataatattgtaaccagttgttttaaaggaggacagttgttaaaatgacagatgtggggcatttcgtgaaattgtacttcagtatggtttcataaacaaagacatgctgatgtgccagaatattaagtatcacattgtcataagtatcaaaactgtaaaaacaatatgtagcttttctgcagaaagaaccagcctcataaatttatgactttatcctttttcttcagtgtggccctagtactctgtcatataaacaaatacacattccatatgaatataaaaacacaatgtgtaacattatgttcctttattgaataaggacaaaacaaagcaggtaaaccatcagctcctttcgaaactgaagtcacagtgactctacaagatggaaagcacagaatccaagcatattatacaaaatgatacatacacattcaaaggtctgtatataacacaccctgcatgtctgcacactaaaataaatgcaggacaaatccatacacatcaactgaacagacaaatgaatggatgcagtagcctccctgcagccttgtattacacacagtataccgcacaaacatcataagaggccaaattcgtcaaaaaacgaacccaaaaaaacccaaattcctctgccaccgcaggacatatttaaccaaaattgaaagcacacatactaactaaaataattcaacacatattggtccctcagcagccgaccactgtcgtcatcagggaagattgccggattgtcccagtccatggctggtggcactctgggggccctctccttcctcaggcaggccacattgtggaggacagcacaagccacagtaatatcacatgccctaacagggctgacccttaatttgtgaaggcagtgaaagcgtgccttcaggaggccaaaggtcatttcaactctggccctggtcctggcatgggcatggttgtaggcctgctgtgcttcctgggggtctgtgaaaggtgtcaggagaaaaggctggcagccataccccctgtctcccagcaacacaccagagaattcacctgtcaacacaaaatctcatcattactacctcataaacacagtgatattcttgacacagccatgatggttataaataggggttgtgtggcttaccttgtgataggcactgatagatttcagaggcccgaaagattctggagtcatggactgagccaggccattttgccacaacattgctgatcacacagtcagcattgcagaccatctgaaatcataagatgaggaatattacaccaatcaatgcacatcactggcaatgcagagtgttcgtcaatggacaatatcaaaaagttatgttcacctgaacattaatgctgtgaaaggatttcctattcacaaaatcggcctcatgggcacctgagggggcttttatccttatgtgtgtgcagtccactgcaccaatgacattggggaaacctgtcacacaaagtaatgagtatcctactatgtgttaacagttgtcctgtaatttgtagatcctcttacctgcaatcctatagaactcctctttgatgtcacagagtcttctgtggccagggaaggagatgaagacatctgctaatgctttgatagccagacacacactccttattgtgcggcaaattgtggccttgttcagctgttctgcatcccccactgagtacaggaaggctccactagcaaaaaagcgcaaggccacacaaaccatttgctccacactcagtgcatggctccgtgcagtgcggtgcttaatcctgggacccagtagtctgcatagatacctgatgccatctgcagaaaacctgtatctttcatatagatggtcatcagggaaggccagtgggtccaaccggtccctgaagaccctttctcgcctgaaggctctcctcagcacaagtgcttcttcatccaccacatctcgcacgaatgggcatgccattgtcagagcagaaaggaacacacaattttgggccttcatataggctagtggccacacctggtgctgggggggtgggcaaaagagggcgatgccttataacgatgacttggttgtactgattgctgggaaaataaaaaaaaacttagaaagatgccaccgtcctgtgtgctcacaataagagctcatatgtcatggctcacttgactttacgagaatatacctaatttttattttgagctgtgtcatcttcttggagctgggggaggaaagaaaaataatgattaatacatttgtgttacagttagcatacagtgtacattgaaggcatatctcacctccctctcaagttttttttatttcaaggtccagtttcctaattgtcctcttttttatttcggactccagtgcaagattttccatctttttcttcttgtactgaatgtctatgtctgccagttctatttggcgccggaggtggttgccatacaactttctgatagcttgtgagctctgtgaacacaatacaattagcgcagctggaatttggcaggatgtggtgtccttttattaatacgcactatgttgccaggctggttttcccactgtatagcatctgggtcctgtaaaagaaattcgattttttgattttgatgaggactcctcaccattgtagagtaaatagtactttcacagtcttaacatgatacctcatgccttctggaatccagagagatggtctcctcctcatcatcgtctccatcatgtgctgttgctgctgcactggggccttcaccctatcacatttaatcggattcatattgaagctagtagacaagacatgccaggcctacagtatgcctttgatggagtactcactggatcagcatcgtctggtgcttgtgctggtggctctaacaggaacacagtgctgccagacactgcaaggcaataggtaaaccaaagtcagacagtccaaattgattcaatatgaatgtggttgtatcccatgtagagatggaaggacataccttgaatgaagcgggtggcatcttgggaggaacctatgctcgtctctttccccccagggatcccctctaagacgggcctgcctttatttagctccaaggccatgtcctctgctggggtaaggtcagcctttggtgacccaccacccgtgccttgtctgtgggtattctttttcactgctaaaacagtacagacaatgtgtgagcaggcaccttctgggtacaatatatgcttgtgctttgttaaatattagtcagggaccataccattctgcagaatgttcttgtatttgattttgacctgctgccatgtccgttttggcccgttcatgtttaatctacacacacacacacacacacatttaatggagtcacactgcaaaaaattacttggtatttttgtcttgttttcagtaaaaatatcaaaaaatgtatcatagctttatacagtgtgatggagttactttacacaatttcactcatatctgcagtgcatttcaattaaaaatttaaccgtttcataattacagtacaactgcatttttggagatgtgaattaaatatttgaattgtaattgtgatgtttcagcggagcggtgagtgtgtaattgtgcactacttacgcattcaggcggtctgcaatactttgccacgctttttctctttgctttatcactgtggcggtgttgcctttcttcttaattatatcttttacctcctcgtatgcctccatgaggatttgtgcttccgacggtgaaaagtacgcggctctagttgccatggtaaatcagttaatctgtgatctgtggcggggtctatttgagtgagccgtgagcgcgcacctatccaggattggtttcacctggcttaatgaatccgtgtctgctcatcctggcttggtctttgtgcaaccaattaagcctggacgcacatgttttggcttcattgagctcagctgagtcatttatcccggatgtcttaattctac encodes the following:
- the LOC139539085 gene encoding myb/SANT-like DNA-binding domain-containing protein 4 isoform X2 — translated: MATRAAYFSPSEAQILMEAYEEVKDIIKKKGNTATVIKQREKAWQSIADRLNALNMNGPKRTWQQVKIKYKNILQNAVKKNTHRQGTGGGSPKADLTPAEDMALELNKGRPVLEGIPGGKETSIGSSQDATRFIQVSGSTVFLLEPPAQAPDDADPGEGPSAAATAHDGDDDEEETISLDSRRHEDPDAIQWENQPGNISSQAIRKLYGNHLRRQIELADIDIQYKKKKMENLALESEIKKRTIRKLDLEIKKT
- the LOC139539085 gene encoding putative nuclease HARBI1 isoform X1; translation: MKAQNCVFLSALTMACPFVRDVVDEEALVLRRAFRRERVFRDRLDPLAFPDDHLYERYRFSADGIRYLCRLLGPRIKHRTARSHALSVEQMVCVALRFFASGAFLYSVGDAEQLNKATICRTIRSVCLAIKALADVFISFPGHRRLCDIKEEFYRIAGFPNVIGAVDCTHIRIKAPSGAHEADFVNRKSFHSINVQMVCNADCVISNVVAKWPGSVHDSRIFRASEIYQCLSQGEFSGVLLGDRGYGCQPFLLTPFTDPQEAQQAYNHAHARTRARVEMTFGLLKARFHCLHKLRVSPVRACDITVACAVLHNVACLRKERAPRVPPAMDWDNPAIFPDDDSGRLLRDQYVLNYFS